In one Lycium barbarum isolate Lr01 chromosome 7, ASM1917538v2, whole genome shotgun sequence genomic region, the following are encoded:
- the LOC132603455 gene encoding uncharacterized protein LOC132603455: MTIFLLMRSRDRAMYKILSSLIAYCDFRMPPKGKATAAQIGKTTTKMWVEREPPMNIEEGESHNEALSNTSSAPPNVEGQGGAPAPIPPPVASGQQMIEAIHLLTQLVAVQPQRQNVSSSDQAASTKARDFMSLNPPKFFGSKPDEDPQGFIDEILRTLKIVHASETESVELASYRLRDVAVLWYNNWVLSRGENAPPPVWQEFVDAFNRHYLPPEVRRARADRFLNLRQGNMSAREYIMQFNSLARYTPAMVADMGDRVHRFVSGLGPHLFRDCLTASLQDGMDISRIQAHAQNLEGRQQQQRGDRDIDKRQSKRAKSMGAGSDYRGRSRQTYSRYSGQTVTNAPPRFAGRRFDRSFRSGQGQSLRASDSQFREDYSQRRPPVPQCSQCGILHSAQCRQGLDACYTCGQVGHMMRDCLSMSSRVGVQPTGSTAGSSSARPVGQTPLMSACRFILGALGGRILSHPQM; encoded by the coding sequence atgaccatctttcttcttatgagatcgcgcgatagagctatgtataagattttatcctccctaatagcttattgtgatttcagaatgccgccaaagggaaaagctacagccgcccagataggcaagactacgacaaagatgtgggtagaaagagagcctccgatgaatatagaagaaggcgaatcacataatgaggccttgtctaacacttcttctgccccgcctaatgtggaaggacaaggaggagctccagctccaattcctccaccggttgcttcaggtcaacaaatgatcgaggctatacatctattgacacaattggtcgccgtGCAGCCACAGcgacaaaatgtgagttcaagtgatcaggccgcaagtaccaaagcccgtgattttatgagtctaaatcctccgaagttcttcgggtcaaagccggatgaagacccgcaaggtttcatagacgaaatattgaggacattgaagattgtccatgcctctgaaaccgaatccgtggagttggcatcttatagactccgggatgtggcagttttatggtataataactgggtattatcaagaggagagaatgcgcctcctccggtttggcaagaattcgtggatgcatttaatcgtcactatttgccacccgaggttcgccgagctagagcggatagatttctaaatttgaggcaaggaaatatgagtgcccgggagtatatcatgcaatttaattctttggctagatataccccggctatggtggccgacatgggagatcgggtacatagatttgtgagtggcctagggccacatttatttagagattgtttgacggcttccttgcaagacgggatggatatttcccgaatacaagcccatgctcagaatttagagggacgacaacaacaacaaagaggtgaccGTGATATCGACAAGagacaaagtaagagggccaaatctatgggagcaggtagtgattatagagggagatcaagacagacatattctaggtactccGGCCAGACGGTGACCaatgcacctcctcgattcgcaggtaggagatttgatcgctccttccgttcaggacagggccagagtttgagggcctcagattcccagttcagggaagattatagtcagaggagacccccagtaccgcaatgcagccagtgcggtataTTACATTCCGCACAATGTCGCCAGGGtttggatgcttgttatacttgtggccaggttgggcacatgatgagagattgcctgtCGATGAGTAGTAGAGtcggagttcagcctacaggttcaacAGCTGGCTCTTCCTcagcgcgcccggtagggcagactcctctgATGTCAGCATGCAGGTTtatattgggagccctgggtggcaggatcttgagtcatccccAGATGTAG